One Sphingomonas sp. LHG3406-1 genomic window carries:
- a CDS encoding multidrug effflux MFS transporter, whose protein sequence is MVSLNHPSALGHGPRPGARETIALLAALMAMNAVAIDAMIPGLEEIATHFSVAEENRRQLVLVAYTFGFGFGQLLWGPLADRFGRKPTLAIGIGAYVLFASFCAFAPSFEALIAGRALQGAAAASSRVLVMAMVRDLFEGEAMARVMSLVAMVFMIVPVAAPSLGQLILAFGPWQAVFWLFALYGLVIGVWSMLRLPETLRPEHRRSLNPAELIEGARAVFSDPQSRGYTLAQTALFAGLIAYLASVQQIVFDVFQKPQLIGLAFAAVAAPMALASFMNSRLVGRYGLRRVGHLGVVAFATLALTHALIATFIGEDLIGFIALQALVLVSFSFCSSNLNTLAMEKMASVAGMASSLQGVISTILAAIGGFAIGQAFDGTQLPYVWGLSLSGGIALGLMLLTEPRRLFERLEHAHGQAATARAGRAG, encoded by the coding sequence ATGGTTTCCCTCAATCATCCTTCCGCCCTCGGGCATGGCCCGCGTCCCGGCGCGCGCGAGACGATCGCGCTGCTCGCCGCACTGATGGCGATGAACGCGGTCGCCATCGACGCGATGATCCCGGGGCTGGAGGAGATCGCCACCCACTTCAGCGTCGCCGAGGAGAATAGGCGTCAGCTGGTGCTGGTCGCCTACACCTTTGGTTTCGGCTTCGGGCAGCTGCTGTGGGGGCCCCTCGCCGACCGCTTCGGGCGCAAGCCGACGCTGGCGATCGGCATCGGCGCCTACGTGCTGTTCGCCTCCTTCTGCGCCTTTGCGCCAAGCTTCGAGGCGCTGATCGCCGGCCGTGCGCTGCAGGGCGCAGCCGCCGCCTCCAGCCGAGTGCTGGTGATGGCCATGGTCCGCGACCTGTTCGAAGGGGAGGCGATGGCCCGGGTGATGAGCCTCGTCGCCATGGTGTTCATGATCGTGCCCGTCGCCGCGCCGAGCCTCGGCCAGTTGATCCTCGCCTTCGGTCCCTGGCAGGCGGTGTTCTGGCTGTTCGCGCTCTATGGCCTCGTCATTGGCGTCTGGAGCATGCTGCGGCTGCCGGAGACCCTCCGACCTGAACATCGCAGGAGCCTCAACCCGGCTGAGCTGATCGAGGGTGCCAGAGCCGTCTTCAGCGATCCCCAGTCGCGCGGCTACACCTTGGCCCAGACCGCCCTGTTCGCCGGCCTCATCGCCTATCTGGCTTCGGTGCAGCAGATCGTGTTCGACGTCTTCCAGAAGCCGCAGCTGATTGGCCTCGCCTTTGCCGCCGTCGCAGCGCCCATGGCGCTCGCCAGTTTCATGAACAGCCGGCTCGTCGGCCGCTACGGTCTGCGGCGCGTCGGCCATCTCGGCGTGGTCGCCTTCGCCACCCTCGCCCTCACCCATGCGCTCATCGCCACCTTCATCGGCGAGGACCTGATCGGTTTCATCGCGCTGCAGGCCCTGGTGCTGGTCAGCTTTTCCTTCTGCTCGTCCAACCTCAACACGCTGGCGATGGAGAAGATGGCTTCGGTCGCCGGCATGGCCTCCTCGCTCCAGGGCGTGATCAGCACGATCCTTGCGGCGATCGGCGGCTTTGCCATTGGCCAGGCGTTCGACGGCACCCAGCTTCCCTATGTCTGGGGCCTGTCGCTCAGCGGCGGCATCGCGCTGGGCCTGATGCTGCTCACCGAGCCGCGCCGCCTGTTCGAGCGACTTGAGCACGCGCATGGCCAAGCAGCGACTGCCCGAGCAGGTCGAGCCGGCTGA
- a CDS encoding HAD-IIA family hydrolase gives MNLSALPDRYRLILCDLWGCVHDGWRIFPGVPETLAGWKSEGRTVLFVTNAPRSAAAIRGQLDRLGLDPALDDGIVTAGAAGLAAVQGRPVGFCGTPEDRRDLEAGGLIVADAGFSELACAGLAAGETVEDYASRLADWRAADVLVHCLNPDRIVHHQGQLMICAGALADAYEALGGRVIWYGKPYPAIYDHALALGGVTDRSTVLAIGDGLQTDMAGAGSYGIDAIFVSGGIHAGEQPRFPDGWRPIGIVPDLGTLAPART, from the coding sequence GTGAACCTCTCGGCCCTGCCGGACCGCTACCGGCTGATCCTCTGCGACCTGTGGGGATGCGTCCATGACGGCTGGCGCATCTTCCCTGGCGTGCCGGAGACGCTTGCCGGCTGGAAGTCCGAGGGGCGGACCGTGCTGTTCGTCACCAATGCTCCGCGCAGTGCCGCCGCCATCCGCGGCCAGCTCGACCGCCTCGGTCTCGATCCGGCGCTCGACGACGGTATCGTCACCGCCGGCGCCGCTGGCCTCGCCGCGGTGCAGGGGCGCCCGGTCGGCTTCTGCGGCACGCCCGAGGACCGCCGCGACCTCGAAGCGGGCGGCCTGATCGTCGCCGACGCGGGCTTTTCCGAACTTGCCTGCGCCGGCCTCGCTGCGGGGGAGACAGTCGAAGACTATGCCAGCCGGCTGGCGGATTGGCGCGCTGCCGATGTCCTGGTGCACTGCCTCAACCCCGACCGCATCGTCCATCACCAAGGCCAGCTGATGATCTGCGCCGGCGCGCTGGCCGACGCCTATGAAGCGCTCGGCGGGCGGGTCATCTGGTACGGCAAGCCCTATCCCGCCATCTACGACCATGCGCTGGCGCTCGGCGGCGTGACGGACAGGAGCACCGTTCTCGCCATCGGCGACGGGCTCCAGACCGACATGGCAGGCGCAGGATCTTATGGCATCGACGCCATCTTCGTCAGCGGCGGCATCCATGCCGGCGAGCAGCCGCGCTTTCCCGATGGCTGGCGGCCGATTGGCATCGTGCCGGACCTTGGAACCCTCGCCCCCGCTCGGACGTAG
- a CDS encoding dicarboxylate/amino acid:cation symporter, with protein MLIGFVAGLALGLAAYAAGGSDLAWVQTLTGVTKTVGDLFLRLIFMLIIPLLVSALVVGIAEMGDVGALKRVGIKTLVFTVLVTAVGVGVALAYTNIVKPGSGFDRAVVQEQLAAGGARASEIVAGQAEKPSGFEALVAMVPRNVVTAMSENDILAVMVFSLILGIGLLLTRTPQARKLQEGIEGLFHVAMKLMTMFIRLAPIAVFCFMFNLSAAFGWDLVVRLAIYVGVVLAALGTQMFIVYPLLLKLVGGFSPRWFFRGSQEAMLMAFSTASSNATLPTALRVAETELKLPPRVARFVLTIGATANQNGTAIFEGVTVLFLAQVFGVELTIAQQLLVLLMCILGGIGTAGVPAGSLPVVALILAQIGVPPEAIGLVLGVDRFLDMCRTTLNVTGDLTLATLVSKGETSETPEDERPAAPPVIA; from the coding sequence ATGCTGATCGGCTTCGTCGCCGGTCTGGCGCTCGGCCTCGCCGCTTATGCGGCGGGCGGTTCCGACCTCGCCTGGGTCCAGACCCTGACCGGCGTCACCAAGACCGTCGGCGATCTCTTCCTTCGCCTCATCTTCATGCTGATCATCCCGCTGCTCGTCAGCGCCCTCGTGGTCGGCATCGCCGAAATGGGCGACGTCGGTGCGCTCAAGCGGGTCGGCATCAAGACGCTCGTCTTCACCGTGCTGGTGACCGCGGTTGGTGTCGGCGTCGCACTCGCTTACACCAACATCGTCAAGCCGGGCTCGGGCTTCGACCGTGCGGTGGTGCAGGAGCAACTGGCGGCCGGCGGTGCCCGGGCGAGCGAGATCGTCGCTGGCCAGGCCGAGAAGCCGAGCGGGTTCGAGGCGCTGGTCGCGATGGTACCGCGCAACGTGGTCACCGCCATGAGCGAGAATGACATTCTTGCCGTCATGGTGTTCAGCCTCATCCTCGGCATCGGCCTCCTGCTCACCCGCACGCCGCAGGCGCGCAAGCTTCAGGAGGGCATCGAGGGGCTGTTTCATGTCGCGATGAAGCTGATGACCATGTTCATCCGGCTCGCGCCAATCGCCGTCTTCTGTTTCATGTTCAACCTGTCGGCAGCGTTCGGCTGGGACCTCGTGGTCCGCCTCGCCATCTACGTCGGCGTCGTGCTCGCCGCGCTCGGCACGCAGATGTTCATCGTCTACCCGCTGCTCCTGAAGCTCGTTGGTGGCTTTTCCCCGCGATGGTTCTTCCGCGGCAGCCAAGAAGCCATGCTGATGGCCTTCTCGACGGCGAGCTCCAACGCTACCTTGCCGACCGCGCTTCGGGTCGCCGAGACGGAACTCAAGCTACCACCGCGGGTCGCTCGCTTCGTGCTGACCATCGGTGCGACCGCCAACCAGAATGGCACCGCCATCTTCGAAGGTGTCACGGTGCTGTTCCTCGCCCAGGTCTTCGGGGTCGAACTGACCATTGCCCAACAGCTGCTGGTGCTGCTGATGTGCATCCTTGGAGGGATCGGCACTGCGGGCGTCCCGGCCGGAAGCCTTCCGGTAGTCGCTTTGATCCTCGCCCAGATCGGCGTGCCGCCCGAGGCGATCGGGCTGGTGCTTGGTGTCGACCGCTTCCTCGACATGTGCCGGACGACGCTCAACGTCACCGGTGACCTGACCCTGGCGACCCTGGTCAGCAAGGGCGAGACCAGTGAAACGCCCGAGGACGAGCGGCCGGCGGCTCCACCCGTGATTGCCTGA
- a CDS encoding elongation factor G — protein sequence MTGTRAIALVGPAGAGKTCLAEAMLFASGTIDRQGDTAAGSSVGDFSAEARARGGSTELNVMNFEWLGERFALLDLPGGTGFQADGVKALSTADLAIVVVDPDPARAPLAAPTLRLLDELGIPHLIFVNRIDAARGSIGELLHALQPLSVSPLIARQVPIPSGDRITGFVDVALERAFHYRPGQPSEPIAMPAELDAIEAQARTRLLEQLADHDDRLLEQLLMDETPPLDTVLSDLARETGENLAVSVLFGSASNGFGVRRLMKAIRHEAPGPQATARRLGVGDPSLFAFKVSHAHALGRLVIGRVLGGSLREGQDLGASEGRSMKASALFALQGEKTTRLGEAPDGSVVALAKADMVKAGEWLGRGTLPPAPEVPLPSRNVRIAIQPADRKDDVKLSGALHKLAEEDPVLLVEHDGEDHAVTLSGVNEEQLQVVLARLQRRHGVKVTQRRPRVGYRESVRRSVTQRGRHKKQSGGHGQFGDVVIELAPQQRGAGFTFAERIHGGAIPRQYVPAVEQGVRDACFKGPLGFPVVDVAVTLTDGSYHSVDSSELAFRTAGRIAMQEALAAAQPHLLEPVHRVVVVTPSTSTSKASSALAARRGQVLGLFPRDGWNGWDRVEALVPEAELHGLEGELRSLSHGLATYEASFDHLAELNGAMAEKVVKAQEAELA from the coding sequence GTGACGGGAACCAGAGCCATTGCGCTGGTCGGACCGGCGGGCGCCGGCAAGACCTGTCTTGCCGAAGCCATGCTGTTCGCCAGCGGCACCATTGACCGTCAGGGCGACACCGCCGCCGGCAGCAGTGTCGGCGACTTCAGCGCCGAAGCCCGCGCCCGCGGCGGTTCGACCGAACTCAACGTCATGAACTTCGAATGGCTTGGCGAGCGCTTCGCCCTACTCGACCTTCCTGGCGGTACCGGCTTCCAGGCGGACGGCGTCAAGGCGCTCAGCACCGCCGACCTCGCCATCGTCGTGGTCGATCCCGATCCCGCCCGCGCCCCGCTCGCCGCGCCGACCCTCAGGTTGCTGGACGAGCTCGGCATCCCCCACCTCATCTTCGTCAATCGCATCGATGCCGCGCGCGGTTCGATCGGCGAGCTGCTCCATGCGCTCCAGCCCTTGAGCGTCTCACCCCTGATCGCCCGCCAGGTGCCGATCCCGAGCGGCGACCGCATCACCGGCTTCGTCGACGTCGCGCTCGAACGCGCCTTCCACTATCGCCCGGGACAGCCATCCGAACCCATCGCCATGCCGGCCGAGCTGGACGCGATCGAGGCGCAGGCCCGCACCCGCCTGCTCGAACAGCTCGCCGACCACGACGACCGCCTGCTCGAGCAACTGCTGATGGACGAGACGCCGCCCCTCGACACGGTGCTGAGCGACCTTGCCCGTGAAACCGGCGAAAACCTAGCCGTCTCGGTCCTGTTCGGCTCGGCCTCCAACGGTTTCGGCGTGCGGCGGCTGATGAAGGCCATCCGCCATGAAGCGCCCGGCCCGCAAGCCACTGCCCGCCGCCTCGGCGTCGGCGATCCCTCGCTGTTCGCGTTCAAGGTCAGCCACGCCCATGCGCTCGGCCGGCTCGTGATCGGCCGCGTGCTCGGCGGATCGCTTCGCGAAGGCCAGGATCTCGGCGCAAGCGAGGGCCGCTCGATGAAGGCCAGCGCCCTCTTCGCGCTCCAGGGCGAGAAGACCACTCGGCTCGGCGAGGCGCCGGACGGCAGCGTGGTGGCGCTCGCCAAGGCGGACATGGTGAAGGCTGGCGAATGGCTCGGGCGCGGCACGCTGCCGCCGGCACCCGAGGTGCCCCTCCCCTCCCGCAATGTCCGGATCGCCATCCAGCCGGCCGACCGCAAGGATGACGTCAAGCTGTCGGGCGCGCTGCACAAGCTGGCCGAGGAAGATCCGGTGTTGCTGGTCGAGCATGACGGCGAGGACCACGCCGTCACCCTCTCGGGCGTCAACGAGGAGCAGTTGCAGGTCGTGCTCGCCCGGCTCCAGCGCCGGCATGGGGTCAAGGTCACCCAGCGTCGACCGCGCGTCGGCTATCGCGAATCGGTTCGCCGCTCCGTCACACAGCGCGGACGGCACAAGAAGCAGTCGGGCGGGCACGGTCAGTTCGGCGACGTCGTGATCGAGCTTGCTCCGCAGCAGCGTGGTGCCGGCTTCACCTTTGCCGAGCGCATCCACGGCGGCGCCATCCCGCGCCAGTATGTTCCGGCGGTCGAGCAGGGCGTCCGAGATGCCTGCTTCAAGGGGCCACTCGGATTTCCGGTGGTGGATGTGGCCGTGACGCTCACCGACGGCAGCTACCATAGCGTCGATTCAAGCGAGCTTGCCTTCCGCACCGCCGGCCGGATCGCCATGCAGGAGGCGCTTGCCGCGGCGCAGCCGCACCTGCTCGAGCCCGTCCACCGCGTCGTCGTGGTGACTCCATCGACCTCGACCAGCAAAGCCAGCTCGGCCCTCGCCGCCCGCCGCGGCCAGGTGCTCGGCCTCTTTCCCCGCGACGGCTGGAACGGTTGGGACCGGGTCGAGGCCCTGGTGCCAGAGGCCGAACTCCACGGGCTCGAGGGCGAACTCCGCTCCCTCAGCCATGGCCTCGCCACCTACGAGGCCAGTTTCGACCATCTCGCCGAACTGAACGGTGCCATGGCCGAGAAGGTCGTCAAGGCGCAGGAAGCCGAGCTGGCCTGA
- a CDS encoding YihY/virulence factor BrkB family protein, with translation MATAARSPTDQGRSADTPREIPAPGWIAIAKRTWKEVGKDNVGIVAAGVAFYFFLALVPLLGATVLTYGLFAEPETVARQAQSLTSFLPGEAARLIGEQLMNVVQTSGGKKGFGLLLAIAVAFWGARNAASAIITALNIAYEEEEKRGFVKTTLLALAMTLGAVLMAGVVGAAIGILSALESLLPTAGPVGHFLVGLVTYAFLGGVAAAAAATLYRYAPSREKARWTWLTPGSIFFAVLWLLLTLGFGFYVRNFGSYGATYGSLSAVVVLLTWLYLSSYVLIFGAELNSEVEHQTGRDTTATSGEKPIGARGAWSADHVAAGDDGGGRPQHPRGIAQAPSAPPQLPPREGEGGGHPYLTSRIASRTGQLAGARKISMLSSGLATLGLGFLKKRGSEKTGAALLVTAAGLALLRRR, from the coding sequence ATGGCCACCGCTGCCCGATCCCCGACCGACCAAGGCCGCTCGGCCGACACTCCGCGAGAGATACCCGCGCCAGGATGGATCGCGATCGCCAAGCGGACGTGGAAGGAGGTCGGCAAGGACAATGTCGGAATCGTCGCGGCTGGGGTCGCTTTCTACTTCTTCCTGGCGCTGGTGCCGCTGCTGGGCGCGACGGTGCTGACCTATGGCCTGTTCGCAGAGCCGGAAACGGTGGCGCGGCAGGCGCAGAGCCTTACCTCCTTTCTACCCGGCGAGGCAGCAAGGCTGATCGGCGAGCAGCTGATGAACGTCGTCCAGACCTCTGGCGGCAAGAAGGGCTTCGGGCTGCTCCTTGCCATCGCCGTGGCCTTCTGGGGCGCGCGCAACGCGGCGAGCGCGATCATCACCGCGCTCAACATCGCCTATGAGGAAGAGGAGAAGCGCGGGTTCGTGAAGACCACCCTGCTGGCGCTGGCGATGACGCTTGGCGCGGTGCTGATGGCCGGAGTGGTCGGGGCGGCGATCGGCATATTGTCGGCGCTGGAGAGTCTGCTTCCGACCGCCGGACCGGTCGGGCATTTCTTGGTCGGCCTCGTTACTTACGCCTTCCTCGGCGGGGTCGCGGCAGCGGCGGCGGCGACGCTCTACCGCTATGCGCCGAGCCGCGAGAAGGCGCGCTGGACCTGGCTGACGCCAGGATCGATCTTCTTCGCCGTCCTGTGGCTGCTGCTGACTCTCGGGTTCGGCTTCTACGTGCGCAACTTCGGCAGTTACGGCGCGACCTATGGCAGCCTGTCGGCCGTGGTGGTGCTGCTCACCTGGCTTTATCTGTCGAGCTACGTGCTGATCTTCGGGGCGGAGCTGAACAGCGAGGTCGAGCACCAGACCGGGCGGGATACGACGGCGACGTCGGGTGAGAAGCCGATCGGCGCGCGGGGGGCGTGGAGCGCGGATCATGTGGCGGCTGGTGATGATGGCGGCGGCAGGCCGCAGCACCCCAGGGGAATTGCCCAAGCCCCGTCCGCTCCTCCGCAGCTCCCGCCCCGCGAAGGGGAGGGAGGGGGTCATCCCTATCTCACCAGCCGGATTGCGTCGCGGACCGGGCAGCTGGCGGGGGCGCGGAAGATCTCGATGCTGTCCAGCGGGCTGGCGACGCTCGGGCTCGGCTTCCTGAAGAAGCGCGGCAGCGAGAAGACGGGGGCGGCCCTGCTGGTCACCGCCGCCGGGCTGGCGTTGCTCAGGCGGCGCTAG
- a CDS encoding NUDIX hydrolase, with protein sequence MGVHTSLFRLLYTLEVPRLGGRPAQAGALCWRRREGRLEVLLVKTRSSGRWVIPGGWALRGRPLAVTAEREAWEEAGVRGAIANRLLAIVPKRKQYRLAGPIEWHVAVYPLRVEEVANDYPEAGERQRQWFSPKEAAKLVHPPALGPIIREVAGDA encoded by the coding sequence ATGGGGGTGCACACCAGTCTGTTCCGGCTGCTCTACACGCTGGAGGTCCCGCGCCTAGGCGGGCGTCCGGCGCAGGCGGGTGCGCTCTGCTGGCGCCGCCGCGAGGGCCGGCTCGAAGTCCTGCTGGTCAAGACCCGCTCTTCCGGCCGCTGGGTGATCCCTGGCGGCTGGGCCCTGCGCGGTCGGCCGCTGGCGGTCACCGCCGAGCGGGAGGCGTGGGAGGAAGCCGGAGTGCGCGGCGCAATCGCCAACCGGCTCCTCGCCATCGTGCCCAAGCGCAAGCAATACCGCCTCGCCGGCCCGATCGAATGGCATGTCGCCGTCTACCCGCTCCGGGTGGAGGAAGTCGCCAATGACTATCCCGAAGCCGGCGAACGCCAACGCCAATGGTTCTCGCCAAAGGAGGCGGCCAAGCTCGTCCACCCGCCGGCCCTCGGCCCAATCATCCGCGAGGTCGCTGGCGACGCCTAG
- the rpoH gene encoding RNA polymerase sigma factor RpoH, whose protein sequence is MAQAKAVSIPAGAGEAGLNRYLAEIKKFPILAPEQEYMLAKRWREHGDTDAAAQLVNSHLRLVAKIAMGYRGYGLPVSELISEGNIGLMQGVKKFEPDRGFRLATYAMWWIRASIQEFILRSWSLVKMGTTAAQKKLFFNLRRMKNQIDAFEEGDLKPADVTKIATDLGVTEDEVISMNRRMSMGGDTSLNAPLKGDEGAESQWQDFLVDNGPLQDELVAEEEEKRVRHDLLTRAMEALNDREKHILAERRLADDPKTLEELSQVYGVSRERIRQIEVRAFEKLQASLMKMAGEQRLLPAA, encoded by the coding sequence ATGGCACAGGCTAAGGCAGTATCGATCCCCGCGGGCGCCGGCGAAGCCGGACTCAACCGCTATCTGGCCGAGATCAAGAAGTTTCCCATACTCGCGCCGGAACAGGAATATATGCTGGCCAAGCGCTGGCGCGAGCATGGCGACACAGACGCCGCCGCGCAGCTGGTCAACTCGCACCTTCGCCTCGTGGCCAAGATCGCCATGGGCTATCGCGGCTACGGCCTGCCCGTCTCGGAGCTCATTTCCGAAGGCAACATCGGCCTGATGCAGGGCGTCAAGAAGTTCGAACCCGACCGGGGCTTCCGCCTCGCCACCTATGCCATGTGGTGGATCCGCGCGAGCATTCAGGAATTCATCCTGCGCTCGTGGAGCCTGGTGAAGATGGGCACCACCGCCGCCCAGAAGAAGCTGTTCTTCAACCTTCGCCGGATGAAGAACCAGATCGACGCCTTCGAGGAGGGCGATCTCAAGCCCGCGGACGTGACCAAGATCGCGACCGATCTCGGCGTGACCGAGGACGAGGTCATCTCGATGAACCGCCGCATGTCCATGGGCGGCGACACCAGCCTCAACGCGCCGCTCAAGGGGGATGAAGGCGCCGAAAGCCAGTGGCAGGACTTCCTCGTCGACAACGGCCCGCTGCAGGACGAGCTGGTCGCCGAAGAGGAGGAGAAGCGTGTCCGTCACGACCTCCTCACCCGTGCCATGGAGGCGCTCAACGACCGCGAGAAGCACATTCTTGCCGAGCGGCGCCTTGCCGACGATCCCAAGACGCTCGAGGAACTGAGCCAGGTCTATGGCGTCAGCCGCGAGCGTATCCGCCAGATCGAGGTGCGGGCCTTCGAGAAGCTGCAGGCGTCGCTGATGAAGATGGCGGGCGAGCAACGGCTGCTTCCCGCCGCTTAG
- a CDS encoding RluA family pseudouridine synthase encodes MAGGSDIIDVALEAGHAGWRLDRALADALPTLSRERLKSLIKSGALTRGEALVRDPSLKVAGSEAFRLEVPFPTAAEAEAQDIPLVIVHEDEHLLIVDKPAGLVVHPAAGNLDGTLVNALLHHCAGRLSGIGGVARPGIVHRIDKDTSGLMVVAKTDVAHEGLARQFSAHTIDRRYIAAVNGIPRIDSGTVDAPLARSSVNRKKIAIVEEGRGKRAVTHWKRLSVGRDSALVECRLETGRTHQVRVHMASLGHSLVGDPVYGRNNKAVAAVAKALNFQRQALHAAVLGFTHPVTKHRLSFDSPVPKDMQELFKALGV; translated from the coding sequence ATGGCGGGGGGGTCCGACATCATCGACGTTGCGCTTGAGGCTGGGCATGCGGGCTGGCGGCTGGACCGTGCCCTGGCGGATGCTCTTCCTACCCTCTCCCGCGAACGGCTGAAGAGCCTGATCAAGTCGGGCGCCCTCACCCGCGGCGAAGCCCTCGTCCGCGATCCCTCGCTCAAGGTCGCCGGCAGCGAAGCCTTCCGCCTCGAAGTGCCGTTTCCGACCGCGGCCGAGGCCGAGGCACAGGACATCCCGCTCGTCATCGTGCACGAGGACGAGCATCTGCTGATCGTCGACAAGCCCGCCGGGCTGGTCGTCCATCCCGCCGCGGGCAATCTCGACGGCACGCTCGTCAACGCCCTTCTCCACCATTGCGCCGGTCGCCTCAGCGGCATCGGCGGGGTGGCGCGGCCGGGCATCGTTCATCGCATCGACAAGGACACGTCGGGGCTGATGGTGGTCGCCAAGACCGACGTCGCGCATGAGGGCCTTGCCCGCCAGTTCAGCGCCCATACAATCGACCGGCGCTATATCGCGGCGGTGAACGGCATTCCCCGGATCGACAGCGGCACGGTCGATGCCCCGCTCGCCCGCTCCTCGGTCAATCGCAAGAAGATCGCGATCGTTGAGGAAGGCCGGGGCAAGAGGGCGGTGACGCACTGGAAGCGGCTATCGGTAGGACGCGACTCGGCCTTGGTCGAATGCCGGCTGGAAACCGGGCGGACCCACCAGGTACGGGTGCATATGGCCAGTCTCGGCCATTCCTTGGTCGGCGATCCAGTCTACGGCCGCAACAACAAGGCCGTGGCGGCCGTTGCCAAGGCATTGAATTTCCAGCGGCAGGCCCTGCATGCCGCGGTGCTCGGCTTCACTCATCCCGTGACGAAGCACCGTTTGTCGTTCGACAGCCCTGTCCCAAAGGACATGCAGGAACTGTTCAAGGCACTTGGTGTATAG
- a CDS encoding histidine phosphotransferase family protein, which produces MNAIELASLLCSRLCHDLLSPVGALNNGIELMADEQDPEMRERCLELLAESARASAAKLKFFRLAFGAGGGFGAEIDTREARTALEGLFGAEKKITLGWMVSAEKLPKDAVKVLLNLALVAGDALVRGGQLDIGAEKGANGTEIVIRAEGPRLLLDPNLRATLERGAVGQVEPRAAGAWLAHALITEGGGKLQISPAESPVLLIGAVF; this is translated from the coding sequence ATGAACGCGATCGAACTCGCCAGCCTGCTTTGCTCGCGGCTGTGTCACGACCTGCTGTCGCCAGTGGGCGCACTCAACAACGGCATCGAGCTGATGGCCGACGAGCAGGACCCGGAGATGCGGGAGCGCTGCCTCGAGCTGCTTGCCGAAAGCGCGCGGGCGAGCGCCGCCAAGCTCAAGTTCTTCCGCCTGGCGTTCGGGGCCGGCGGCGGCTTCGGTGCGGAGATCGACACGCGCGAGGCGCGGACGGCACTCGAAGGGCTGTTCGGGGCGGAAAAGAAGATCACGCTTGGCTGGATGGTGTCGGCCGAGAAGCTGCCCAAGGATGCCGTCAAGGTGCTGCTCAACCTCGCGCTGGTCGCGGGCGACGCGCTGGTCCGCGGCGGGCAGCTCGACATCGGTGCCGAGAAGGGCGCCAACGGGACCGAGATCGTCATCCGTGCCGAAGGGCCGCGGCTGCTGCTCGACCCCAACCTGCGGGCGACGCTGGAGCGCGGCGCGGTCGGCCAGGTCGAGCCGCGGGCGGCCGGCGCGTGGCTGGCCCATGCGCTCATCACCGAAGGCGGCGGCAAGCTGCAGATTTCGCCGGCGGAGAGCCCGGTGCTGCTGATCGGGGCGGTATTCTGA
- a CDS encoding NAD(P)/FAD-dependent oxidoreductase, with protein sequence MSTEEPIDVLIVGGGPAGLTAAIYLSRFHLDIVVVDEGKSRASWIPCSHNHAGYPDGINGKELLELMRTQAQKYGTKIETGRVHRLDKDEDGLFSADWGAGPQRARAVLLATGLTNRKPPMDPELHDEAMARGLIRYCPICDGYEVTDKRVGIIGSGKGGVGEAIFLRSYTADVTLIAPDSALDLPEDDRRRLEEAGVALVDGPAEAIGCVENCITIDTADGLLSFDSIYPALGSDTHTGLAQMVGAEINEEDCCLVCDEKMRTSIDGLYAAGDVVHGLDQISHAMGEGGQAATTIRNDLAAKRPLRRQPVVLPEANETKRERVEAGDA encoded by the coding sequence ATGTCCACCGAAGAACCCATTGACGTGCTGATCGTCGGCGGCGGCCCCGCCGGCCTCACCGCCGCCATCTATCTATCCCGCTTTCACCTCGACATCGTCGTCGTCGACGAAGGCAAGAGCCGGGCAAGCTGGATCCCTTGCTCCCACAATCATGCCGGCTATCCCGACGGGATCAACGGCAAGGAATTGCTGGAGCTGATGCGGACCCAGGCGCAGAAATATGGCACCAAGATCGAAACCGGCCGGGTCCACCGCCTCGACAAGGACGAAGACGGGCTGTTCTCCGCCGACTGGGGCGCTGGCCCCCAGCGCGCCCGCGCCGTCCTGCTCGCGACCGGTCTCACCAACCGCAAGCCGCCGATGGACCCGGAGCTTCACGACGAGGCCATGGCGCGCGGGCTGATCCGCTACTGCCCGATCTGCGACGGCTATGAAGTGACCGACAAGCGCGTCGGGATTATCGGCTCGGGCAAGGGCGGGGTCGGCGAAGCGATCTTCCTGCGCTCCTACACCGCAGACGTGACGCTGATCGCTCCGGACAGCGCGCTCGACCTGCCGGAGGACGATCGCAGGCGGCTCGAAGAAGCGGGCGTTGCGCTTGTCGACGGCCCCGCCGAGGCGATCGGCTGCGTCGAGAATTGCATCACCATCGACACCGCCGACGGCCTGCTCAGCTTCGACAGCATCTATCCCGCGCTCGGGAGCGATACCCATACCGGGCTGGCGCAGATGGTGGGGGCCGAGATCAACGAGGAGGATTGCTGCCTCGTCTGCGACGAGAAGATGCGCACCAGCATCGATGGCCTCTACGCCGCCGGCGACGTCGTCCACGGCCTCGACCAGATCAGCCACGCCATGGGCGAAGGCGGACAGGCCGCCACCACCATCCGCAACGACCTTGCCGCCAAGCGCCCACTGAGGCGGCAACCGGTAGTGCTGCCGGAAGCGAACGAAACGAAACGCGAGCGGGTTGAAGCGGGCGACGCCTAG